CGCTCGTTGCCACCTTCTTGCCCTCGCTTTCGTGAATGAAGAGGTCGATCAGCATGTCCCAGGCCGGTTCGCCGAAGAGCTTTGGCGACCCGATCAGCTCTCGGCGGAACTGGCGGCGCTTATAGGCTCGGCGCGCATTTGCGAGCGCGGTTGACGCACTTTGCTGTTGTCCGCCGCCTCCCGACCCGGGATTGTCGCGCAGAACATGGGCGCAGGCGGGCGCACGATCAGATCCTATGCGCCCGCTCGCTGCGACGCGCTGGGCGTGGGTCGCCGTGACGACAATATGATCGACGATCTCGATATCGAGCGATCGACCAAGGTCGGAAAGCCTGCGCGTCGCGACGATGTCGTTTTCGCTCGGGGTCGCGTCGCCGCTCGGGTGATTGTGGACGAGAATGAGTCCGGTGGCGCCGTGCTCGATCGCGCGCCGAAAGATCGTTCTGGGATAAAGCTCGAGCTGCCGGACGGACCCATGGTGCAATTGCTCGTCCGCGATCAGGCGGTAGGAAGCGTCCAGGAAAAGGATGCGCAGCACCTCGTCCGGCAGCGATCCCATCGAGGCCATGAGATATTGGCCGAGCTTGGGGCAGGCAGGGTCGACCGGCTGCGTTGTCAGGTCGGCCTGCAGACCCTCAAGGAACATGTCCCGGGCGCCGAGCAGGATATCCGCGATCGAAGGGTGGTGACCCAGAACCCGCTCGAGCGCTTCTGGCGTTTGGGCCAGGATCCGTCCGATGCTGCGGAATTCCTGCAGCAGCGCGGCGGCTAGCCGCTCACCGTCATTCGGCTCGATGGACGCCAGAAAACGTGCCAGGACGGATCGCTGCCGCTGCGCCGCAAGCGCTGCTGGTGCCGCCAGGTTGCGAGGATGAGAAGGGGCGGGAGCAGCCAGGACGAAGCGACCTGCATCGTGAGATAGGCAATCGGGTTCATCGAGACGTCGAGCGCCCGGCTGATGTGCGCCAGCAGCGGCAGGACATGGAGGACGGCAACGATCATGGGCCAGAAGCGATGCGCCAGAAGCGCCAAGGCGATGGTCGCCGCCGAACCAATCAGGTCGATCACCAGGTAACCCAGGTCGACCGAATGATATTCCACCTGACCTGTCGAGACCAGCAGGCGATCGAGCAGGACCATCAGGATGGCAATCCCCACCATGACCCGCTCCGGAGCACCGCCCCGCCAGGCGGCGTAGCCGAGAGCCACCAACAGAAGGGCGATGAAGATTGCTATGCGCATCGTTCCCGCTTTTCATGCCAGTCGCTCCCGGTCAATCGCCGTCAGGCTACGGCCGCGAGATGCGGGGTCGTTTCCGCCGAGCCGGAGGGGCAATCGCGCAGATCGTAACTGCCCATTTCCTTGCCGATTTCGAGCAGGTCGCCATGGATCCGCAGGACGTCGCTGCTCACATCGACAAGCGACATCTGCGCCTTGGCGAGGCGCAGGATGGTCGCCTGGCCGGTCTTCGC
The Sphingobium sp. MI1205 DNA segment above includes these coding regions:
- a CDS encoding JAB domain-containing protein, whose protein sequence is MFLEGLQADLTTQPVDPACPKLGQYLMASMGSLPDEVLRILFLDASYRLIADEQLHHGSVRQLELYPRTIFRRAIEHGATGLILVHNHPSGDATPSENDIVATRRLSDLGRSLDIEIVDHIVVTATHAQRVAASGRIGSDRAPACAHVLRDNPGSGGGGQQQSASTALANARRAYKRRQFRRELIGSPKLFGEPAWDMLIDLFIHESEGKKVATSALCLASTAPPSTALRLVNKLCEAKLLVKIDDPDDGRRQFVELTPDTAARLENYFGADEGGMQEG